DNA from Cottoperca gobio chromosome 4, fCotGob3.1, whole genome shotgun sequence:
aaaaaatcatgAATCATTAATAATTTTATTAATTgtagaaaatagtttttaattatCCTTACACAATCCTTGTGCTATGATTTTTATATCAAAATAGGTAGCCTAAAAGGTTTCTTCCCCCcctgtgtatatattttaaaatatgtgtatgaAACTTATTAAGAAGTCATGTTTTCAAAGTGTTTGGCACTTGTAGGTAAGGCTGGCCTGTTAAGAAAAAGTCTGTGATGAACACTAGGAAGTCTAAACAGGGCCtaacatacacatttaaaataaggaGAAACAGTTTCTTTTGTACAAGTTACACATACTGTAGGATTTTGAGTAAATCTGATCTGTTTGAAGTAAGGTAATGGTgtacagaaaaaggaaaaagaataCATTCATGACTTAGAATACTTGTGCTCTTGCTTCACGTTGATAGAAGGAACTTCTAAGACACAGTTTGGTTGACAACATGAACACATACTTTAGCTTGTAGTAGTGTGGGCAAGATGTATCTTTGTGTaaaaactgtttattgtttttgttgaaacgTCCCAAGATGACAGCAAACGTGAGTTGCAGACAGTTCCTCGGTGTCTCTGTGACACAGGGCGGATGTCCGGTACCAGtgatggggggaggggggtcaaTGTCGGGCAGATTTACAGATTTTGTCGTACACCTCCGGGAAGGCCTCCTTACAACCCAGTTCCTCTCTCAGTCTGTGATACAGCCTTCCATCAAACATCTCCCAAAACTCCTCTCGGTCCATGTACACATCTGCATACAGCATCTGGAACCTGCGGGAGGTGGAAGGCGCATGTCAATTTAAATGGAAGTCTACGGAAGCCGAAAGTAAGAAAAGAAATCCAAGTGATCCAAGTCTGATCttaattattttctctcctgtgtttattttgttttgaatgcTCCAGTGATCCAAAGATAGCACCTTGGTTGCTAAATGTCCCGTAATATCTGAGACTTACCCGTGCACATCTCTAACAAACTTCTCCAGCTGACGCGTAGATGCTTTAGCTTCAAAGTGTTTGACTCTGGGCTCTCCATAAGCCCCAATATCCACATACAACTCAGTCCTCTTGACCTTTGGGGTGCACCATCCCTCTGCCCGCCGGCAGCAGGAAGGGACACAGCCACAGGGGGTAAACCTGAAAAATAACACAAGACGCGCAGGAGTTTAAACAGGAGCATGCACTTTAAAACAGTGGGTATTTAGCGGCTTCGTTCGCATCTGAGTCTTACGTCGATGTCCTGGTGGAAACGAGTGATGGCAGCCTGCAGATTCTTCATGGGTACCAGCATGTCCTGCACCACGTGGTGCTGTTCATAAAGCCGTCTGATCGTCTCTCCCTGGGTGAGCTTTAACAGTGAGATCTTAGGAGGAACCATCCATCCAAAAAGCCAGCGAAATATGGGGTTGTTGCCAAAGGGAATAATATCCTGGAGGAaggacacaaatatacacagaaacatacaaaaaggttttaaagaTGATGCCAAAGAGGCTCTTTGAGATGCATTGTGCTGTAACTGGCGCTGttacaattaatcaattagcaGAACAATTAGAAGTAATTATTTCGGTAATTTATTACGCAAAAATGCTTAATtgagtgtgaagtgtgaaggGATTTCAGATTGTTAAATGTGAGGGTCTGCTGTCTTTAATATTCTTGGTTTTTAGGCTGTTGGTCAGACAAGATGTCTTGTTGGCTTCTGGATATTTGTGATGGACATATATTTAATGTTCTCTTCACGTTTTCTAGATTGAatgataatgacaataatcattatttgcagACCTGAGCTGAGACAGAGGTAATGGTAAGTACATAAGAAACAAAAGACCCAATtgattgaaaagaaaatgtttttaatgctgtggaggtctttgttttttgtaaaaaatgaaattgAAGATTCACCTGTCCCCACCCAAATAATATTCACACAGTCCCTCAACATTTGATATGACCGTGACATGAATCATCGGCATATTGTTGTTGATTGGCAGTGACTTTTTTCTATTATAATAATGCATTTCTGCAAGAGGATAGAATTTGTCATGATATCTATTCCACATGAGAAAGATACAACCCAGTTGCACTTCTCTTATTTTACACTAGAGGGCAGCCACAACCTTCTAACCAGTGCCAAACACTCTCTCACCTCTCCATGTCCAACACATCGATGATGTCACAAATTGTCGACTTAATCAAAGTATGGGTCAGCCCTGTTTCCGTCTGACTTTCCTCTGCACTCTAACAAAACCCtttcaaaaacatccaaaagCCCAGAGCCGAGAGGTAGCTCCTGTTGGTATCTGCCAAACAATTACTATGCATAATTCATCACACCATTTACTGTTACAGTAAACAAAGGATGCCAAGCCTTCTCACTAATGGCTAAtggtgtgcgcgcgtgtgtgcatgtgcgtctgtgtgtgtttatgacagAGAAAAAGCATTAGAAAAGAGTTGATAATATGATGACAAGCTTATATCTAGGAAGGAGTCCTAGAACCCGGACATGAGTTAGCATATTCCCTCGTCTTAAAATCAATGGCTTTTTGTAATGGCTTTTTAGCTAGATGCCTGAAAAGTGTGTGGTTAACAAAAGTTTAAGAGTTATTAAGCTTTGtgctacaacattaaatatgtCAGTAAATTAGGGATTTTTTACGCTTTTACGTGATTTAAAAGGCTTGGTTGCTAACAAGTTGCTAAATAAGACTACAGAGGTTGTCAGGGACTTTAAATGAAAACTCATCTACTCACTAGTTCGCCTTTCCGGCCTCGTTTTCATACTTGTGCTCTTCCAAACTGTTCTAACTCAAATGTAAAAGCTAGATCAGGTCACACTAAGAGGAAAGGCTTTTGTAGAAGAGGTAACGTTAAGTGTGCAAAATCAAATTACAAGTTGGAAGCTTAGTGGCGGAACCAGGGCGCTGCCAACGCCGGGTCTGGAGCTCATGGAAACAACctctgtatgtgcatgtgtgtgtgtgtgtgtgtgtgtgtgtacctgaagCTCCCAGAAGATGCTGCGTGTGTGTCTATGATAGTACTGTCTCAGAGGGATGTATTCAACTCCAGCATTGTCGCCCTTCAGGTACCCCTCCACGTGTTTAAAGAACCAGGGTTTGAAGTGCAGGCCGATTCTATTGATCTGACGTAAGGGAGGAAAAAGGGAGGGATGTAATGAAACATGTGAAAACAAGTTAAATATGCTCTCACAAAACACCGTACCTGATCAGGCTCAGCGTGGTCAGTCATTGTTCCTGTCATGATGACAGCGCTGTCCCGACTATACTGGAGGCCCTCTACAAACGTGTTCTGCTTGTTCTCCGATGCTTCAGTGAAGCGTTTACAGATGTTCTCCAGCCCTCGGACCGGCTCATAGCTCAGCTTCACCCAGGGTTTAGCGGGGACTATTTTAATCTCAGCTGCGACCAGGAACCCCAGAGTTCCACAGGACCACGGGACGGCGTGGAACAGGTCCGGGTTCTCCTCCTAGATGACAGAAAATGTGTCCATTTGAACAAGAGCAAACTGTACACACAGTCTATAGCATATGTGAGCTTTCTAAATGTGGTCTAGGCCTTCTGGGTTTCTAATGTTAGGTCATGTGCCTCGCAAGTTGTCAAGTTTGACAACTAAATCGTTAACGTCTAGGGTCTTATTTTTCCATgttccacatttatttttcatgcagaatATACTGTGGAAGAAACATGCCTTTGTTATGTGCCATGGGTCATAAAAGTATGTTTTGCCATACGCAGAGGATAACAAACATGCTTCTGTAACAGGACATTATTTTCTAGTTGCTAGTAAAACCTGAGtgtgacatttctttattaGCCTACAATCACCTTCACTTTATTCTGCATTTAAAGATAACTTACAGGTGAGTTGAATGTATCATATAGACATAATATAATGCATGTTTAGCAGGACCCAATGAAGCTATAATATTACGGAGCTGGAGCCTGTTCCCTGCTCTCTCATTAAGGGACAGTTAATTTCGTAGTACTTGGttcaaaaatagaaaacagCTGGAATGCTTCCGTAAACAGGATGCACCACttgttgtgtttacattgaTTTAGAGTATTAACATTTTAAGTTTGAAACCAGGGTTGAGTTGCGAAACCAGGGAGGAGGGTTTGGCAATTTTTTCCTAAGTCAAAGGGAGCAAATGTTAACAACCCTGGGGAGAGTCTTACACAAACAGAAGATTGTACTTATGAATTTGGCTGAATTGTGTCAAGAACATCCACCGTCGCATAATAACATAACCTAAGTAGTGTAagtgcagttggatcctcttaGCATCACACTTGTCCTTTCCTAAGTTCttatgaattctccttcacatctttctgaCCTCATGATGTTTACCATCAACTTCTAGGAAAAGTGGTCAGGAAAAGAAATAGGACGTAATTCTTTTAACTAATGTACCGCAGCCCCTGGACTCAgacatacatcacacacactcaatactGACCTCAGTGCAGCGTACTAAGCTGCCATCAGCTAGAACCAGCTCAAATGCAACACAGATGTGCTGAAACAGCCCGTAAATGTGAGAGGATGACTCAATGCCTGTACCCATCACCAAaccacctgagagagagaagagaaagtaaaagaTTTGCTCTTAGTAATTCAATATGTTCCCAGGTGAGACCCAACagtggacaaacacacaagcagagtatgcatgtacagcatgtgcCTGGTAGGACATCATGATAAATGAATGTACCGCAGCCTGATGGGAAAACATTAGATTGTTGATGTGCAGTTTATGGCATCAGGAAATCCATTATGAAACCCGATCCAGGGGTGCTTCCAACACTGCAGCCATTTCCTCCCAGTTTCATCATTTGAGCTACAACATCAATCCTCTAACACAATTATAGAAGTCGCTGGTGCTCTAAACAGGAAACAGTGATTGATGGAGGAGATGCAGGATCTGCCTCACTGAACAATGAGCTGTGGAAATCATCAGTACGTCTCTCTATTTCTAGAAACCGGAGAGCCAGAGATTGATGCCACTTTATGATGATTCCCCAGAAAAATTATCCACAGTAACACGCATGACATACCCACAGTGAGGTCATCGAGCTCAGGCAGCACTGGCAGCGTCCAGCCAATAGAGGTGAGGAGAGCGGTCACCTGACCCATGTTGGCCAGCGGCTCAACTCTCAccacctaaaaaaaacaatattgacGTTTAGTGTATAACTTAagttacataacaaacatacttatttgaaCCTAAACCATGAATTCTTCCAAAACCTAAAgaaaagtagttttgtttcaattcaccacgtgtttaaaacgcCGACCATTTCAAAACACCGGCAGGCTACTCTCCAACGGTCATTTATGTCGTTTTGGGAATCATTGTAAAAGGTATGAGGACGTGATGATGCTTTCTATTGGTTAATAATAACATCTGGGAACACGGCGTTACTAATTAACAGAGGTCCAATGTGGCCAAATAGAGGAACCAGACGATGATACAGGTTTTAAACAAACCCCCAGGTAGTAAACTGTAAAATTATTAAGcaaagtttccctttaaatAAAGTGGTTTTAATAAGTTGGCTGTTGACTTGTTTGCAACCTGTCGGGTCTGCTAAgtcacagtggtgctttgagctaaatgctaacatgtttaTTAGCTATAATGTTtactgtgttagcatgctagcataatgagcactaaacacaaagtacacgAGTGTCTGTCGAATCCTCCTACCTGCCTCTTTGTGTCCACCTCCAGAATGTCCATCATGTTGATCATGATGTTCTTGTGGGTTTTCTTGTATTTCCCCACTCTGAGAGATACGGTGAGCCAGCCGGGTCGACCCGTACACATGTAGTTCTTACTGCCATCCTTCTTCCACTCACGCACCTGACATGTGTCAGAACATGTAATACAGAGAAGAACACATTATTTGGGAAACACAGCATACCcaaggaggtcaaaggtcaaatgcTCACTTTTATTCCCTTTAAGTCCACACGATTAGCTAAAGCTCTCTCAGGCCTGTGTGGCTAGTTTGATTTACCTCTACTTCATGTCAGAGTCCTCCCTCCTGACCAAATCCTTTGAGGAATCACGGTATTAGGTGTCTGTCTTATCTGCTCTCACCCCAATGTTATCAGACTGTTAACAGATTGCCTCACAACTAATCCTTGCATACTTTTAACTTTACCACTGcacagagagggacacagaTTTGTTATggaaaacaaaagctttaatAATCCAAAGCACTGCTTTTGATACTGTAGACCACAAAATACTCATCAATAAAGTACAGAGATGTGCCTTCACATGCTTCCAGTGGGAAACACTGGGGGTAGTGGGATAGCTTTCATAGTAGTGATATTCGCTCATGATATTCTTCCAATTCCTGAACTAATTCACTGTATTAATCAGCCAAATGTGATGCCCCTGTGTggattttgaaataaataattaaatattaccAAATCCGCCTAAAACTAAAGGATATTGCCAAAGTGTAGCCATTTCTCTAACCAGGCAGATACtgagaaaacaacacacaacgAACACACATCAGACTTAATTTCCAGAGTATGGGAATGGACACTGTATTATGTCATTTGATTGGTTTAATTAACACATCTTGTTGAACACCCAAACCGATTAGGAAAGTAGTTGTTTGACTGCAACAGGtgatttacagtgaatattaacTTGCAGACCTAATTATTCCAAATCCAAAGTAATCGATGGGCATCATTAACCCTATCATTAAAGGTTACTcgtcaaaaatacattttaacagGACTACCATCAGATACAAGTATGAGAGCTTTAACGATGTCATAATTGTGTGACAGCCATGGCTCTAACTTTTTAGTGAGACAGCTATGGGGCTCTCTATATTGGTAATAAAGATAATGTATGCTTTGATAATTAATTACAAGCcttttcaaactaaatgttAACTACTGTGTGCATGCAAAGTAAAACGTCCTCCAGTTGCATAAAAAGCAGgtaaataagtaagtatatCTAAAACACTTAGGTAATAATGTATTGATAAGACAACAGAGATAAAGCAACGGATTCTTACATCACAATGCAcctatatatattacataactgaaaacacactttccCATTTCAAACAAAAGTATTAACCTATTAAAACATGCCAATGATACTCGGGATATGATTTGGATATCACTGAAGTtatccattcattcattatttgcACCATTTGTATAGTTTACAACTTACAGAACACTGGACTtgtatagttttattttattgtaggCCATTGGTGCTCGTTATGTAAATAGACTcatatttatgtacagtatatgcctATGTTTTCCCATACTTGTGTACACAATagtctattctttatctttatttgtCCAGCTTTGCTGtccttgttgttgtttctaGCTGGtatgtctatttctgtgtaaGTACATTGAGAGCAATGTTTGACCAATAAAGgtgattcatttaatttaatttaatttaatttaatctgcGTTAGAGCTGAAGCCTACCCTAACTCTtcgtttgtgttttttcaaaaCCACTGATTACAAATGTActtactaaacacacacacacacacacacacacacacacacacacctgtgcacaAAGACAGTCACAGATCATAACGATGGCTCACCTGTCGCTGGATGTCTCGCACGCGCTGGTCGTGCAGTTTAGGCGCAGAGCACATCTTGAAAATGAGCCATACCCgcacataataatatatatcaaataaaacGGAGAGCGGCagcaggaacaaacacacaaatatccaCCTCTGGTGAACGATCACGTAATCTAGACCTTTGACTTTGATCCACAGCAGGAACATAACGACCAAACCGGCTAAATACAACAGCGGATCCATCGTATCTGGACAGATGAGATCCAAACGTGCACGGTTTCCAAACTAAAAGTATATGACTcactttttaattaaactacCGCTGACCGCTGAGACATTCATGTGGGGAAAACTCCGCATTGATTCCTGATCACCCCTTTACTGCGATAGGTGAGTGTTTTTAGGTGGTCGGTCGGCTCCTCCCCTGCTCTACATTGATTGGTTAAAATTGCCAACGGGGCGGGACCAGGCGCCAACACTTCGTGCTCATTGGTCAAACAAGTCTCTGTCGGGATTTCTGAAGCGGTAGCCTTTCTGAACTTTAACCAATCATAAAGCAGAGAGGCTGTCACACCATGCACCCTGTCTGTCCCCGTGCTCTGTACAACACTGCCCATCATCAGCCATTCTGacgagtagagagagatagatagatacatagattgCATACTTTAAGTTTGACAAAGCCTTACTCTCAACTTATTCCATTCAGTGTATGAATACAGGCAGAAATAATTTGCCCCCAGAGAACTGGAACAACTTCCCCAAGGAGATCAGACTGACAAGCATCCTCTTGAAATGTTTTCAGAGTTTGTGGCCtgagttacattttattatctgTTAAGTCACCTGCCAAAAGCCTATTTATAAACAACGACATTCCCTTAACTTTCATCTTATTGagtattttacttattttacattgttgtatttgacttatttgactttttttcatatGTAACTCTGTAATTGTAAATTTCGCATGTCCAcgtgaaaatgtgaaatgtttcaaTGAACCTCTGCCTCGCCCAGATATCTCTgtaactttcttcttctttcgtCTGCCTCCTTAAAGATAAACAACTTCTATAATGGTATTAATCTCAACCAATGTATTTTAGGTAGGCTCACCCTGTTCCCT
Protein-coding regions in this window:
- the dhcr24 gene encoding LOW QUALITY PROTEIN: delta(24)-sterol reductase (The sequence of the model RefSeq protein was modified relative to this genomic sequence to represent the inferred CDS: deleted 1 base in 1 codon), producing MDPLLYLAGLVVMFLLWIKVKGLDYVIVHQRWIFVCLFLLPLSVLFDIYYYVRVWLIFKMCSAPKLHDQRVRDIQRQVREWKKDGSKNYMCTGRPGWLTVSLRVGKYKKTHKNIMINMMDILEVDTKRQVVRVEPLANMGQVTALLTSIGWTLPVLPELDDLTVGGLVMGTGIESSSHIYGLFQHICVAFELVLADGSLVRCTEEENPDLFHAVPWSCGTLGFLVAAEIKIVPAKPWVKLSYEPVRGLENICKRFTEASENKQNTFVEGLQYSRDSAVIMTGTMTDHAEPDQINRIGLHFKPWFFKHVEGYLKGDNAGVEYIPLRQYYHRHTRSIFWELQDIIPFGNNPIFRWLFGWMVPPKISLLKLTQGETIRRLYEQHHVVQDMLVPMKNLQAAITRFHQDIDVYPLWLCPFLLPAGRGMVHPKGQETELYVDIGAYGEPRVKHFEAKASTRQLEKFVRDVHGFQMLYADVYMDREEFWEMFDGRLYHRLREELGCKEAFPEVYDKICKSARH